In the Arachis ipaensis cultivar K30076 chromosome B10, Araip1.1, whole genome shotgun sequence genome, one interval contains:
- the LOC107622609 gene encoding uncharacterized protein LOC107622609 isoform X2: MGSCGSRPKVSEDPFTKKNRHHRRRRRRILRRRVSSSKIEANNVSHCNSALQLSHRTSDAAWFDSTSALDSECDEEFYSVYDGEAISSHADEIVEDNKKLTSDHCGILPNTCLPCLSSNAIAVDKRRPSSPETPTSRRKSLSKLSFKWREGSSDTILLSPKAPKLKPIAGLSIPFCAIEKQSPGSWSLIEPSSFKVRGKNYFRDKKKEFAPTNAAFYPLGADLFLSQRKIEHIARFIQIPSINIPGDVPSILIVNIQIPLYPATIFQSENDGEGMNVVLYFKLSEKYSKDLPDQFREHITKLLNDEVERVKGFPLDTIAPFRERLKILGRVANVESLSLSATEKKLMNAYNEKPVLSRPQHDFFVGENYLEIDLDVHRFSYIARKGFEGFIERLKHCNLDFALTIQGNKAEDLPEHILCAIRLNKIDYSKFNHLGS; the protein is encoded by the exons atgggGAGTTGCGGGTCTAGACCTAAGGTCTCAGAAGACCCCTTCACGAAGAAGAATCGCCATCatcgaaggagaagaagaagaatcctcCGAAGAAGAGTCTCTTCTAGCAAGATCGAAGCCAATAACGTATCTCACTGCAACTCAGCTCTTCAACTTTCTCATCGCACTTCCG ATGCTGCTTGGTTTGATTCTACTTCAGCCTTGGATTCTGAGTGCGACGAAGAATTTTACAGTGTCTACGATG GGGAAGCTATTTCGAGCCATGCTGATGAAATTGTAGAGGACAACAAAAAGCTTACCTCAGATCACTGCGGGATTCTGCCAAATACTTGCTTGCCTTGTCTTTCTTCTAATGCCATTGCCGTTGACAAAAGAAGGCCGTCAAGTCCAGAGACACCAACTTCGAGGAGAAAGTCGCTTTCTAAACTGTCGTTTAAATGGAGGGAAGGGTCTTCCGACACGATATTAC TTTCACCCAAGGCACCTAAACTAAAGCCAATAGCAGGTTTGTCAATTCCATTTTGTGCAATAGAGAAACAAAGCCCTGGTTCTTGGTCATTAATTGAGCCAAGTTCATTCAAAGTCAGAGGGAAAAACTACTTTAG GGACAAGAAGAAAGAATTTGCGCCAACCAATGCTGCTTTCTATCCCCTTGGAGCAGACCTCTTTCTGTCTCAGCGAAAAATTGAACATATTGCGCGCTTTATACAAATTCCTTCTATAAACATACCTGGGGATGTTCCTTCTATTCTTATTGTAAATATTCAG ATTCCATTGTATCCTGCCACTATCTTCCAAAGTGAAAATGATGGTGAAGGAATGAATGTGGTTTTGTATTTCAAATTATCCGAGAAGTATTCTAAAGACCTCCCAGACCAATTCCGAGAACATATCACT AAATTGCTCAATGACGAAGTGGAGAGAGTTAAAGGCTTCCCCCTAGATACGATTGCACCCTTTAGGGAGAGATTAAAAATCTTAGGTAGAGTGGCAAATGTGGAGAGTCTTTCCTTAAGCGCAACTGAAAAAAAGCTCATGAATGCTTACAATGAAAAACCTGTTCTCTCACGCCCACAACATGATTTTTTTGTG GGAGAAAACTATCTTGAGATAGATTTGGACGTGCACCGATTTAGCTACATTGCTAGAAAAGGGTTTGAAGGATTTATTGAAAGACTGAAGCATTGTAACCTGGATTTTGCTTTGACAATTCAG GGAAACAAGGCAGAAGACTTGCCAGAGCATATATTATGTGCAATAAGGCTGAATAAAATTGATTATAGCAAGTTCAACCATCTTGGCTCTTAA
- the LOC107622609 gene encoding uncharacterized protein LOC107622609 isoform X1, translating into MGSCGSRPKVSEDPFTKKNRHHRRRRRRILRRRVSSSKIEANNVSHCNSALQLSHRTSDAAWFDSTSALDSECDEEFYSVYDGEAISSHADEIVEDNKKLTSDHCGILPNTCLPCLSSNAIAVDKRRPSSPETPTSRRKSLSKLSFKWREGSSDTILLSPKAPKLKPIAGLSIPFCAIEKQSPGSWSLIEPSSFKVRGKNYFSARIHCCLDLVGRDKKKEFAPTNAAFYPLGADLFLSQRKIEHIARFIQIPSINIPGDVPSILIVNIQIPLYPATIFQSENDGEGMNVVLYFKLSEKYSKDLPDQFREHITKLLNDEVERVKGFPLDTIAPFRERLKILGRVANVESLSLSATEKKLMNAYNEKPVLSRPQHDFFVGENYLEIDLDVHRFSYIARKGFEGFIERLKHCNLDFALTIQGNKAEDLPEHILCAIRLNKIDYSKFNHLGS; encoded by the exons atgggGAGTTGCGGGTCTAGACCTAAGGTCTCAGAAGACCCCTTCACGAAGAAGAATCGCCATCatcgaaggagaagaagaagaatcctcCGAAGAAGAGTCTCTTCTAGCAAGATCGAAGCCAATAACGTATCTCACTGCAACTCAGCTCTTCAACTTTCTCATCGCACTTCCG ATGCTGCTTGGTTTGATTCTACTTCAGCCTTGGATTCTGAGTGCGACGAAGAATTTTACAGTGTCTACGATG GGGAAGCTATTTCGAGCCATGCTGATGAAATTGTAGAGGACAACAAAAAGCTTACCTCAGATCACTGCGGGATTCTGCCAAATACTTGCTTGCCTTGTCTTTCTTCTAATGCCATTGCCGTTGACAAAAGAAGGCCGTCAAGTCCAGAGACACCAACTTCGAGGAGAAAGTCGCTTTCTAAACTGTCGTTTAAATGGAGGGAAGGGTCTTCCGACACGATATTAC TTTCACCCAAGGCACCTAAACTAAAGCCAATAGCAGGTTTGTCAATTCCATTTTGTGCAATAGAGAAACAAAGCCCTGGTTCTTGGTCATTAATTGAGCCAAGTTCATTCAAAGTCAGAGGGAAAAACTACTTTAG TGCTAGAATTCATTGTTGCTTGGACTTGGTTGGCAGGGACAAGAAGAAAGAATTTGCGCCAACCAATGCTGCTTTCTATCCCCTTGGAGCAGACCTCTTTCTGTCTCAGCGAAAAATTGAACATATTGCGCGCTTTATACAAATTCCTTCTATAAACATACCTGGGGATGTTCCTTCTATTCTTATTGTAAATATTCAG ATTCCATTGTATCCTGCCACTATCTTCCAAAGTGAAAATGATGGTGAAGGAATGAATGTGGTTTTGTATTTCAAATTATCCGAGAAGTATTCTAAAGACCTCCCAGACCAATTCCGAGAACATATCACT AAATTGCTCAATGACGAAGTGGAGAGAGTTAAAGGCTTCCCCCTAGATACGATTGCACCCTTTAGGGAGAGATTAAAAATCTTAGGTAGAGTGGCAAATGTGGAGAGTCTTTCCTTAAGCGCAACTGAAAAAAAGCTCATGAATGCTTACAATGAAAAACCTGTTCTCTCACGCCCACAACATGATTTTTTTGTG GGAGAAAACTATCTTGAGATAGATTTGGACGTGCACCGATTTAGCTACATTGCTAGAAAAGGGTTTGAAGGATTTATTGAAAGACTGAAGCATTGTAACCTGGATTTTGCTTTGACAATTCAG GGAAACAAGGCAGAAGACTTGCCAGAGCATATATTATGTGCAATAAGGCTGAATAAAATTGATTATAGCAAGTTCAACCATCTTGGCTCTTAA
- the LOC107621458 gene encoding transcription factor MYB35 yields MGRPPCCDKTNVKRGLWTPEEDAKILAYVSNHGIGNWTLVPKKAGLNRCGKSCRLRWTNYLRPDLKHDNFTPQEEELIINLHAAIGSRWSLIAKRLPGRTDNDVKNYWNTKLRKKLMNMGIDPVTHKPVSQVLSDLGSINGLPSTGNQIGLAANKDLMNNMLPTRTEPSNPMVEQTQEEQAQFWENQVQYQVLASECVQPNVVFSEAASSSSSSSSSNLTQLSSPQQSYNCHNSQITPCSSSFDWSDFLHGDSIMWSEMQQCDPQRVMSSSEAFGAVACGASMCEGRSNSGDSFVDGILDRDSEIRAAFPELLDDAFDY; encoded by the exons ATGGGAAGACCTCCTTGCTGTGACAAAACCAATGTGAAGAGGGGTCTTTGGACTCCTGAGGAAGATGCTAAGATACTTGCTTATGTCTCCAACCATGGAATTGGAAACTGGACCTTGGTTCCCAAGAAAGCAG GACTGAACCGATGCGGAAAGAGCTGCCGGCTAAGATGGACTAACTACCTCAGACCGGATCTCAAGCATGACAATTTCACTCCCCAAGAAGAAGAGCTCATTATTAACCTTCATGCAGCTATAGGAAGCag ATGGTCATTAATTGCGAAACGGCTTCCCGGGAGAACAGACAATGATGTCAAGAATTACTGGAACACAAAGCTGAGGAAAAAGCTTATGAACATGGGAATCGATCCGGTAACTCATAAGCCGGTGTCACAAGTCCTTTCTGACTTGGGAAGCATCAATGGCCTCCCAAGCACAGGAAACCAAATTGGTTTAGCCGCCAACAAGGATTTGATGAACAATATGTTACCAACCAGAACAGAACCATCCAACCCAATGGTGGAGCAGACACAAGAGGAACAAGCTCAATTTTGGGAAAATCAGGTGCAATACCAAGTCTTGGCCTCAGAATGTGTCCAACCAAATGTAGTCTTCAGCGAAGCTGCTTCGTCGAGTTCTTCCTCATCATCCTCCAATCTCACTCAATTGAGCTCCCCTCAGCAGTCATATAACTGTCACAATTCTCAAATAACTCCTTGTTCCTCGTCGTTTGATTGGAGTGACTTTCTTCATGGTGACTCAATCATGTGGTCAGAGATGCAGCAGTGTGATCCACAGAGGGTTATGTCATCCAGTGAGGCATTCGGCGCTGTTGCTTGCGGCGCAAGCATGTGTGAAGGCCGTTCAAATTCAGGGGATTCATTTGTGGATGGTATTTTGGACAGGGACAGTGAAATAAGGGCAGCATTCCCTGAACTTTTGGATGATGCTTTTGATTATTGA